A genome region from Pan troglodytes isolate AG18354 chromosome 3, NHGRI_mPanTro3-v2.0_pri, whole genome shotgun sequence includes the following:
- the LOC129143701 gene encoding tubulin-specific chaperone A, with translation MADPRVRQIKIKTGVVKRLVKEKVMYEKEAKQQEEKIEKMRAEDGENYDIKKQAEILQESRMMIPDCQRRLEAAYLDLQRILENEKDLEEAEEYKEARLVLDSVKLEA, from the coding sequence ATGGCCGATCCTCGCGTGAGACAGATCAAGATCAAGACCGGCGTGGTGAAGCGGTTGGTCAAAGAAAAAGTGATGTATGAAAAAGAGGCAaaacaacaagaagaaaagattgaaaaaatgAGAGCTGAAGATGGTGAAAATTATGacattaaaaagcaggcagagaTCCTACAAGAATCCCGGATGATGATCCCAGATTGCCAGCGCAGGTTGGAAGCCGCATATTTGGATCTTCAACGGAtactagaaaatgaaaaagacttgGAAGAAGCTGAGGAATATAAAGAAGCACGTTTAGTACTGGATTCAGTGAAGTTAGAAGCCTGA